The following coding sequences lie in one Prevotella nigrescens genomic window:
- a CDS encoding TetR/AcrR family transcriptional regulator, with translation MQKLKDDIRQRIVAVAREEFIAHGARSTSIRTVARRAGIAAGNVYNYFRSKDELFCEVLRPLLNELNRYILSHNEERHLCIEVFDALDFQNEYIGAMKRMVRLYRPELRLLLFNAEGTSLAGYKERIAEHQLKAGTEYLRLMKARYPHINIDISPFFLHIASSMWVNIFCELVEHEEYDESEVNRALEQYAAYSMAGWRELMKP, from the coding sequence ATGCAGAAACTGAAAGACGACATTCGGCAGCGTATCGTTGCCGTAGCGCGCGAGGAATTCATCGCTCACGGCGCACGCAGCACGTCTATCCGCACGGTGGCGCGGCGTGCAGGCATTGCTGCTGGCAACGTGTACAACTACTTCCGCAGCAAGGACGAGCTGTTCTGCGAGGTGTTGCGGCCGCTGCTCAACGAGCTGAACCGCTACATTCTGTCGCACAACGAGGAGCGGCACCTCTGCATCGAGGTGTTCGACGCACTCGATTTCCAGAACGAATACATCGGCGCAATGAAGCGAATGGTGAGGCTTTACCGCCCCGAGCTTCGCCTGTTGCTGTTCAATGCTGAAGGCACATCGCTCGCAGGGTACAAGGAGAGAATAGCTGAACACCAGCTGAAAGCAGGCACGGAATACCTGCGACTGATGAAAGCGCGCTATCCGCATATCAACATCGACATATCGCCCTTCTTCCTGCACATTGCGAGCTCTATGTGGGTGAACATCTTCTGCGAACTTGTGGAGCACGAGGAGTACGACGAAAGCGAGGTGAACCGTGCGCTCGAGCAGTATGCCGCTTACAGTATGGCAGGGTGGAGAGAGCTGATGAAACCGTAG
- the mobB gene encoding conjugal transfer protein MobB has product MIAKISATENLGGALGYNFKKVGKGEASILLAAELYQNKEGRYTMEEVFADMEALIPKKCRTKKTVFHCSLNPHPDEKLSDELLVQIAKEYMEALGYGKQPYIVFKHNDIAREHIHIVSLRVDSNRRKINDRFEKRRSKQITDALERKYNLIPSSKVSEQAAAETPKVDIGKGNIKEQVASTLRMVLKHYRFCSLGELNAILSAYNLAVEEVKTEFRGKNYDGLVYVPTDDKGNKVSTPIHASDIGRGVGYTAMQNKIQKSKQEIKPLIPIIRNKVLQTMRTSPQTEKELRQRLEEQGLRVAIRKNEIGRIYGITFIDDEGGFALNGSRLGKGYAANVFNAYFSNPAHNPFLDETLYGSLSVRLEQSAIVQPSQPNTEESDNFVDELIESMADVSFLSTGNDDWKEAAWQRKLRKQSKVNIRRRKH; this is encoded by the coding sequence ATGATAGCAAAAATTTCAGCAACGGAGAACCTTGGAGGTGCACTCGGTTACAACTTCAAAAAGGTGGGGAAAGGGGAAGCGAGTATTCTCCTTGCTGCTGAGTTGTATCAAAACAAGGAAGGTCGTTATACAATGGAGGAAGTATTTGCCGACATGGAGGCTCTGATACCGAAGAAATGCCGGACAAAGAAAACGGTGTTCCATTGCTCGCTCAATCCGCACCCGGATGAGAAGCTCTCCGATGAACTTCTTGTGCAGATTGCCAAGGAGTATATGGAGGCACTTGGTTATGGCAAGCAACCCTATATCGTGTTCAAGCACAATGATATCGCCCGTGAGCATATACACATCGTGTCGCTTCGAGTGGATAGTAATAGAAGAAAAATCAATGACCGCTTCGAGAAGCGAAGGAGCAAGCAGATTACCGACGCCTTGGAGAGAAAGTATAACCTCATTCCAAGTTCAAAGGTTAGCGAACAGGCAGCAGCGGAAACGCCCAAGGTGGATATTGGCAAAGGAAACATTAAGGAGCAGGTCGCAAGCACCCTCCGCATGGTGCTGAAGCATTATCGCTTCTGTTCCTTGGGCGAACTGAACGCCATCCTTTCCGCATACAATCTTGCCGTGGAAGAAGTGAAGACAGAGTTTCGGGGAAAGAATTACGATGGACTTGTCTATGTTCCGACTGATGATAAAGGTAACAAGGTAAGCACACCCATCCATGCCTCAGACATCGGCCGTGGTGTGGGCTATACTGCCATGCAGAACAAGATACAGAAATCGAAGCAAGAAATCAAACCGTTGATACCCATTATCAGGAACAAGGTATTACAAACAATGCGTACCTCTCCCCAGACAGAGAAAGAACTTCGACAAAGGTTGGAGGAACAGGGCTTGCGTGTGGCAATCCGAAAAAACGAAATCGGTCGTATCTATGGTATCACTTTCATTGACGATGAAGGAGGATTTGCACTCAATGGCTCACGATTGGGTAAGGGATATGCCGCCAATGTTTTTAATGCCTATTTCTCCAATCCTGCCCATAACCCATTCTTGGACGAAACATTGTATGGCAGTCTGTCTGTCCGTTTGGAACAATCGGCAATCGTTCAACCCTCGCAGCCAAATACGGAGGAAAGCGACAACTTTGTCGATGAACTTATCGAAAGTATGGCAGATGTTTCATTTCTATCTACGGGCAACGATGATTGGAAGGAGGCGGCATGGCAGCGTAAGCTCCGCAAGCAAAGCAAGGTAAATATTAGACGAAGAAAACATTAA
- a CDS encoding helix-turn-helix domain-containing protein yields the protein MKHFITLLFVITLSTGEMYAATPSDSIRKEMKHLKGEKLLRAYNNLCRLAAAEDNMGYELRCIREYLAEALRQKDKEAEAQARVTQLYCYYNYEMTDSIKHYLPEVLSAMKKNGTWDYYYNAWNVLIESYLYEDKVQTALFEAQKMYADARRRKSNYGLGTSTYGLACIYQTMGRFAEAEKTIEESIAALTKVDDVSQLLSAYNVLGETLDGQHKYEKLRAICAAWKAVIDKYKKEALRKGYTPSLNGRYLYCTLATAVAELETGHYDRAKGLLQLADKYAEGRKAVARFKLLQVKARYYAAIKQYDRAIACNNENMDIMTAAGDSVSLLTVQMQQADLYTEAGRYKEAAELYRVIIPHKDKLRNTELAKQLDELRTIFEVDKLTLRNEVITTRLYLSLIIVALLLATVVLYIIYTRRLRRKNRALYDSILLYRKAESDMETAARLVPEEELDREGKIYRQLCELMQKEKVYKDTELNRDILSKRIGTNAVYITNAVRKYADGATVNEFINGYRLRHAASLLTNNPDLNINEVEYRSGFNSRATFNRCFRAFFGMSPSEYKAVSKEKKKAQKGSSEERA from the coding sequence ATGAAACATTTTATCACATTACTGTTTGTCATTACACTCTCCACAGGAGAAATGTATGCTGCCACTCCGTCAGACTCCATCCGCAAAGAGATGAAGCACCTCAAAGGAGAAAAACTTTTGCGGGCCTACAATAATCTTTGCCGATTGGCAGCCGCCGAAGATAACATGGGCTATGAATTACGTTGCATCCGCGAATATCTTGCCGAAGCCCTGCGCCAAAAAGACAAGGAGGCGGAAGCCCAGGCACGCGTCACCCAGTTGTATTGCTATTACAACTACGAGATGACCGACAGCATAAAACACTATTTGCCCGAAGTCCTCAGTGCTATGAAAAAGAACGGCACATGGGATTATTACTACAATGCGTGGAACGTGCTCATTGAGAGTTATCTCTACGAAGACAAGGTGCAGACCGCATTGTTTGAAGCGCAAAAGATGTATGCCGATGCGCGAAGAAGAAAGAGCAACTATGGCTTGGGCACTTCCACCTATGGCTTGGCATGTATCTACCAGACCATGGGACGCTTCGCGGAGGCCGAGAAGACCATCGAGGAGAGCATCGCCGCCCTCACGAAGGTCGATGACGTCTCACAATTGCTCTCTGCCTACAACGTCTTGGGCGAAACGCTCGACGGACAGCACAAATACGAGAAGCTGAGGGCGATCTGTGCGGCGTGGAAAGCGGTCATCGACAAATACAAGAAGGAAGCCCTGCGAAAAGGCTACACACCCTCGCTCAACGGACGCTATCTCTACTGCACGCTGGCAACAGCCGTCGCTGAATTGGAAACAGGCCATTACGACCGCGCCAAGGGATTGCTGCAGCTCGCCGATAAATATGCCGAAGGGCGTAAAGCCGTCGCCCGATTCAAGCTTCTGCAAGTGAAAGCCCGCTACTATGCAGCCATCAAGCAGTACGACCGCGCGATTGCCTGCAACAACGAGAACATGGACATCATGACTGCCGCCGGCGACTCCGTCAGCCTGCTTACCGTGCAGATGCAGCAGGCCGACCTCTACACCGAGGCCGGACGATACAAGGAAGCCGCAGAATTGTACAGAGTCATCATCCCACACAAAGACAAACTGCGCAACACCGAGCTTGCCAAGCAGCTCGACGAACTGCGCACCATCTTCGAGGTTGACAAGCTCACACTCCGGAACGAGGTCATCACAACACGACTCTATCTCTCACTCATCATCGTGGCATTGCTGCTTGCCACCGTCGTACTTTACATCATCTACACCCGCCGCTTGCGCCGTAAAAACAGGGCGTTGTACGACTCCATTCTATTATACCGCAAGGCGGAAAGCGACATGGAGACCGCGGCAAGGCTCGTTCCCGAGGAAGAACTCGACCGTGAAGGAAAAATCTATCGCCAGCTGTGCGAGCTGATGCAGAAAGAGAAAGTCTATAAAGACACGGAGTTGAACCGCGACATTCTCTCAAAGCGGATTGGAACAAATGCCGTCTATATCACCAATGCCGTGCGCAAGTATGCCGATGGAGCCACAGTCAACGAATTTATCAACGGCTACCGGTTGCGACATGCGGCATCGCTGCTCACCAACAATCCCGACTTGAACATCAACGAAGTGGAATATAGGTCAGGATTCAATTCACGAGCCACATTTAACCGTTGTTTCCGGGCTTTCTTCGGGATGTCGCCTTCAGAATACAAAGCTGTTTCCAAAGAAAAAAAGAAAGCGCAAAAGGGCTCATCCGAAGAGAGGGCATAG
- a CDS encoding helix-turn-helix transcriptional regulator, with product MIIHSLTEKVSAFLRSRTTNTIERHRVIVYLLHSLLVVSVISLQFMRLGGSHDWLPLSMSGIHLAACLLSLLLYLTQWLTLSKAFSLTVLVAQCTIAVRFFYFATVRPDHFLQLILINQVTSLLAVFFLVLSFVRLTPFIVSAISVVSYGCVAAYLQEPSLWRLFGFFLFVQFFLCALGELLRHNVMSVSKENTDLHHRETALMHAVRLNRQEIEAYLRMSGNGHPSPEDTDHLFSMLKPKSQRNLINAVRLHLKKHLMDDCNLGHHFPCLTKSETDVCRLILAGKKRSEIGLLLDKTENNVDVTRNHIRKKLNVPTDQDLQKFLINLLIEKEYSKKEEINK from the coding sequence ATGATCATTCATTCTCTCACAGAAAAGGTATCGGCATTCCTACGGTCGCGCACTACAAACACCATTGAGCGGCACCGGGTCATCGTGTATTTGCTCCACTCCCTTCTCGTTGTTTCCGTCATCTCCTTGCAGTTCATGAGGCTGGGTGGCTCGCACGACTGGCTGCCGCTTTCCATGAGCGGCATACACCTTGCGGCATGCCTTCTTTCGCTGTTGCTCTACCTCACGCAGTGGCTGACACTTTCCAAGGCTTTTTCACTCACGGTGCTCGTGGCGCAGTGTACCATTGCCGTACGCTTCTTTTATTTCGCCACCGTGCGTCCCGACCATTTTCTGCAGCTCATCCTCATCAATCAGGTAACGTCGCTGCTGGCCGTCTTCTTCCTTGTGTTGAGCTTTGTCCGGCTCACCCCCTTTATCGTCTCTGCTATCAGTGTGGTTAGCTACGGTTGTGTGGCTGCCTATCTTCAAGAGCCTTCGCTTTGGCGCCTGTTCGGTTTCTTCCTCTTCGTGCAGTTTTTCCTCTGTGCGCTGGGCGAACTGCTGCGACACAATGTGATGAGCGTGTCGAAGGAGAATACCGACCTACATCACCGTGAGACGGCACTGATGCACGCCGTCAGGCTGAACAGGCAGGAGATAGAGGCCTATCTGCGCATGAGCGGCAACGGCCACCCTTCACCCGAGGACACAGACCACCTGTTTTCCATGCTCAAACCGAAATCGCAACGCAACCTTATCAACGCCGTGCGCCTGCATCTGAAAAAACACTTGATGGATGACTGCAATCTGGGGCACCACTTTCCCTGTCTGACTAAATCAGAAACGGATGTGTGCCGCCTTATCCTCGCAGGAAAGAAGCGGAGCGAAATCGGCCTGCTACTTGACAAAACCGAAAACAACGTTGACGTGACGCGTAACCACATCCGCAAGAAACTCAATGTACCCACTGACCAAGACTTGCAGAAATTTCTCATCAATTTATTGATAGAAAAAGAATATTCGAAAAAGGAGGAAATAAATAAATAA
- a CDS encoding DUF4099 domain-containing protein — translation MESNSNDNYVLVLEDRTEVKNENDAGKLSVVSGIDDKGKLQTTEAKDVHQAAFLKFNNKDGLLKNFMTNFLKQFNEPSRFGLYKVVANNVEQSVASLHTMLQNREKPENKQQLADSQVRFDDFLPKQKNATAIDESKIDWKQLDTLGLTRERLEQSGELEKMLNWQKSNLITIAVPIGDTTIYTEARLAFRTDDSGNIGLAIHPLRKEPQLDFPYMGYKFSPEEKEQLLTTGNLGKTIEVTPKNGEPFAAYVSIDPQTNEIIALRADRVNIPKEIKGVTLSDAQYKDLVEGKAVKVEGMTAKSGKIFNATLQVNAEKKGIEFIFDNNRGFKERQQQTQQQGVPHKLCGLELSEKQREALDSGRTLYLKNMVDKQGQPFNAYVRMDKEQNRPRFYKWNPDKKQETGKEKVVAVAEEHKTQVAVNNHGKTNEATKHVNEPLKTGQTQPTAAQKQKQDENKQKKSRGRKM, via the coding sequence ATGGAATCAAACAGCAATGACAATTATGTGCTGGTATTGGAAGACCGCACGGAAGTGAAGAACGAGAATGATGCAGGAAAGCTCTCAGTAGTCTCTGGCATTGATGACAAGGGCAAACTCCAAACAACGGAAGCCAAAGATGTGCATCAGGCAGCCTTCTTGAAGTTCAACAACAAAGACGGCTTGCTGAAGAACTTCATGACCAATTTCCTCAAGCAGTTTAATGAGCCGTCCCGTTTTGGACTCTACAAGGTAGTGGCTAACAACGTGGAGCAAAGTGTGGCATCCCTCCATACCATGCTGCAGAACCGTGAGAAGCCTGAGAATAAGCAGCAGTTGGCAGACAGTCAGGTGCGCTTTGACGACTTCCTGCCCAAGCAGAAGAACGCCACCGCCATTGACGAGTCGAAGATTGATTGGAAGCAGCTCGACACTCTCGGGCTTACCCGTGAGCGATTGGAGCAGAGTGGAGAATTGGAAAAGATGCTCAATTGGCAGAAGAGCAATCTCATCACAATTGCTGTTCCTATCGGCGACACCACCATCTACACTGAAGCACGTCTAGCGTTTCGCACGGACGATAGCGGTAATATCGGTTTGGCTATTCATCCTCTGAGAAAAGAGCCACAGCTCGACTTTCCCTATATGGGTTACAAGTTCTCTCCCGAAGAAAAGGAGCAACTCCTCACTACCGGTAATCTCGGCAAGACCATCGAGGTAACCCCAAAGAACGGAGAACCGTTTGCCGCCTACGTTTCCATCGATCCGCAAACGAATGAAATCATAGCCCTGCGTGCCGACCGTGTGAACATCCCCAAGGAAATCAAAGGCGTGACACTTTCCGATGCCCAGTACAAGGACCTCGTGGAAGGCAAAGCCGTGAAGGTGGAAGGCATGACTGCCAAGAGTGGTAAGATATTCAATGCCACCCTGCAGGTCAATGCCGAGAAGAAAGGCATTGAGTTCATCTTTGACAATAATCGTGGATTTAAGGAACGCCAGCAGCAGACACAGCAGCAAGGTGTACCTCATAAGCTCTGCGGCTTAGAGTTATCAGAAAAACAGCGTGAAGCCTTGGATAGCGGTCGCACACTATATCTAAAGAATATGGTGGACAAGCAGGGACAACCTTTCAACGCATACGTTCGCATGGATAAGGAACAGAATAGACCACGTTTTTACAAGTGGAATCCTGACAAGAAGCAGGAAACCGGCAAAGAAAAGGTGGTTGCCGTAGCCGAAGAACACAAAACACAGGTAGCCGTGAACAACCACGGCAAGACGAATGAAGCCACCAAACATGTGAACGAACCGCTAAAGACTGGTCAGACACAGCCCACTGCCGCCCAAAAGCAAAAGCAGGACGAGAACAAGCAGAAGAAGTCCCGTGGACGTAAGATGTAA
- a CDS encoding type IA DNA topoisomerase produces MTTCIIAEKPSVARDIARIVGANSKQDGCLEGNGYLVTWAMGHLIALAMPEAYGFSAYKREDLPIRPNPFQLVVRQVRKDKEYHDDPVALKQLKVIRSCFDKADRIIVATDAGREGELIFRYIYQHLNCHKPFDRLWISSLTDKAIREGLSNLKPGNCYDNLYYSAKARSEADWLVGINASRALSIARKGGYSLGRVQTPTLAMVCRRYIENRDFSSVPYWKLSVEVEKEGMSLKAIGSKDYESEAAAQTALATLRSQSRLKVESVARKAGHTSPPLLYDLTALQKEANRRHGFSADKTLSIAQSLYEKKITTYPRTGSRYISEDVFEEVPALLRKIDKALSNPLNRYSVDNAKVTDHHAIIPTGETPSGLSVDEATIYQMIVTRFLEAFSPDSEEERMQVKFTDGTNTFTWKACRQISLGWKDVQQGADTQNENGKENEEQTLSALPSLTEGEVLSLLNAEITEHKTKPKPLYTEATLLSAMENAGKDVEDAESKKAMAECGIGTPATRANIIETLILRDYIRRNKKAIIPTEKGLAVYEIVKDKKIANAEMTGSWELALAAIEAGQMPAEKFAQGINSYVETICKELLSLSSEQKSYPVYRCPKCGQQSVGIYAKVAKCRHETYGFHVFREVCGILLSEDNIRDLISSGRTPIPKGLTSKAGKKFNARLVLGEDYATSFEFENNKGKQKGR; encoded by the coding sequence ATGACAACTTGCATTATCGCCGAGAAACCCTCGGTAGCCAGAGATATTGCCCGCATCGTAGGGGCAAATAGCAAGCAGGACGGATGCTTGGAAGGTAACGGGTATCTTGTTACTTGGGCAATGGGACACCTCATTGCCCTTGCCATGCCCGAAGCATACGGCTTTTCCGCTTATAAGCGTGAGGACTTACCCATCCGTCCTAATCCCTTTCAGTTAGTGGTACGACAAGTACGCAAAGACAAAGAGTATCACGACGACCCTGTGGCATTGAAGCAGTTAAAGGTGATACGCTCCTGTTTTGATAAGGCAGACCGCATCATCGTCGCCACCGATGCAGGGCGAGAGGGTGAGCTCATCTTCAGATATATCTACCAACACTTAAACTGCCATAAGCCTTTCGACCGCTTGTGGATTTCCTCCCTCACCGATAAAGCCATTCGTGAGGGACTTTCCAATCTCAAACCTGGAAACTGTTACGATAATCTCTATTATTCCGCCAAGGCAAGAAGCGAAGCCGACTGGCTCGTGGGTATCAATGCAAGCCGTGCGCTTTCCATTGCCCGCAAGGGAGGCTATTCCTTGGGACGGGTACAGACCCCAACCCTTGCTATGGTCTGCCGCCGGTACATAGAGAATCGTGATTTTTCTTCCGTGCCTTATTGGAAACTCTCCGTAGAAGTAGAGAAAGAGGGCATGTCACTGAAAGCCATTGGCAGTAAAGACTATGAGAGTGAAGCAGCGGCACAGACTGCTCTCGCTACGCTCCGCAGTCAGAGCCGGCTTAAAGTAGAGTCGGTCGCAAGAAAGGCGGGACATACGTCGCCACCACTCTTGTACGACCTTACTGCCTTGCAGAAGGAAGCCAACAGACGCCACGGCTTTTCTGCAGACAAGACCCTTTCGATTGCCCAAAGCCTCTATGAGAAGAAAATCACGACCTATCCCCGCACAGGCAGCCGATACATCAGTGAGGATGTCTTTGAGGAAGTACCCGCCCTGCTTCGCAAGATAGACAAGGCGCTATCCAATCCGCTTAACCGCTATTCTGTGGACAATGCCAAAGTTACCGACCACCACGCTATTATCCCCACAGGAGAAACCCCTTCGGGCTTGTCGGTGGACGAGGCGACCATCTATCAAATGATAGTAACTCGCTTTTTAGAGGCTTTCTCTCCCGACTCAGAGGAAGAACGTATGCAGGTGAAGTTCACGGACGGCACCAATACCTTTACTTGGAAGGCGTGCCGACAAATCTCTTTGGGTTGGAAAGACGTGCAGCAAGGCGCTGACACTCAAAATGAAAATGGAAAGGAAAACGAGGAACAGACCTTATCCGCCCTGCCCAGCTTAACGGAAGGTGAAGTCCTGTCACTTCTCAATGCAGAGATTACCGAGCATAAGACCAAGCCGAAACCACTCTACACAGAAGCAACTCTGCTCTCTGCAATGGAGAACGCTGGGAAAGATGTCGAAGATGCAGAAAGCAAGAAGGCGATGGCAGAGTGCGGTATCGGCACACCTGCAACCCGTGCCAACATTATCGAAACGCTTATTCTCCGTGACTATATCCGCAGGAATAAGAAAGCTATCATACCTACCGAAAAAGGCTTGGCAGTCTATGAGATTGTCAAGGACAAGAAGATTGCCAATGCGGAGATGACTGGCAGTTGGGAACTGGCTCTTGCCGCTATCGAGGCAGGTCAGATGCCGGCGGAGAAGTTCGCGCAAGGCATTAACTCATACGTGGAAACAATCTGCAAGGAACTCCTCTCGCTTTCTTCAGAGCAGAAGTCCTATCCTGTATACCGCTGCCCAAAATGCGGACAGCAGAGTGTCGGCATTTATGCCAAGGTAGCCAAGTGCAGGCATGAAACCTATGGTTTTCACGTGTTTCGTGAAGTCTGCGGCATACTTCTCTCTGAAGATAACATCCGTGACTTGATAAGTTCTGGTCGTACGCCTATCCCTAAAGGACTGACCAGCAAGGCTGGCAAGAAATTCAATGCCCGACTTGTTCTGGGTGAAGACTACGCCACTTCCTTTGAATTTGAGAACAATAAAGGAAAACAAAAAGGGAGATAA
- a CDS encoding IS982 family transposase — protein MITKDKITEIFCIADDFCKEFESEIDKIGLPNDSKCKHRRRKWRMSKSEIITIMICFHFNSYRNFQHYYMFFVKEHLADMFPHLLSYNRFLELEARVSVEMMMFLQICCFGRCIGISFIDSTCIPVCHNKRIYRNKVFRDYATRGKSTMGWYFGFKLHLICNERGEILNFMLTKANVDDRNENIFNRLTDNVFGKLFADKGYISKGLFEKLFNDGINLVTGIRSNMKNKLIPIYDRLLLRKRSVIETINDELKNVAQLVHSRHRSVLNFAMNVLSAMAAYSFFEKKPEVNLDFCIEQHNGQLSLF, from the coding sequence ATGATTACCAAAGACAAAATTACCGAAATCTTTTGTATTGCAGATGACTTTTGCAAAGAATTTGAGTCAGAAATTGATAAAATAGGGCTTCCCAATGATTCCAAGTGCAAGCATCGCCGCCGTAAATGGCGTATGAGTAAGTCAGAAATCATAACCATAATGATCTGTTTCCATTTTAATTCTTATCGTAACTTTCAACATTATTATATGTTCTTTGTAAAGGAGCATCTTGCAGATATGTTTCCTCATCTGTTATCCTATAATCGTTTTTTGGAGCTTGAAGCTAGAGTATCGGTAGAAATGATGATGTTCTTGCAAATATGTTGTTTTGGCAGATGTATTGGTATTAGCTTTATTGACTCTACCTGTATTCCAGTCTGCCATAATAAACGTATTTACCGCAATAAGGTTTTTAGGGATTATGCTACCAGAGGCAAAAGCACAATGGGTTGGTATTTTGGATTTAAACTGCACCTTATATGTAATGAACGAGGGGAAATTCTCAACTTTATGCTTACCAAAGCCAATGTAGACGATAGAAATGAAAATATCTTTAATAGGCTGACTGACAATGTATTTGGAAAGTTATTTGCCGATAAAGGATACATCTCTAAAGGACTATTTGAAAAATTATTCAATGATGGCATTAACTTGGTAACAGGTATAAGAAGTAATATGAAAAATAAGTTAATCCCAATATATGATAGACTGCTTTTAAGAAAAAGATCTGTAATTGAAACCATTAATGACGAACTGAAGAATGTAGCTCAATTGGTCCACTCTAGACATAGAAGTGTCCTTAATTTTGCTATGAATGTATTATCAGCAATGGCTGCATATAGCTTCTTTGAAAAGAAACCTGAAGTCAATTTAGATTTCTGCATAGAACAACACAACGGTCAACTTTCTTTGTTCTAA